In the Bacillus solimangrovi genome, one interval contains:
- a CDS encoding S-layer homology domain-containing protein: MAYQPKSYRKFIAMTVTTAVVASAVAPTVSAAQFSDVKDNTWYTEAIEYLVDKEVISGYPGGTFKPNGSLTRAEAAKVMALTLGLDHEGAPDANFPDVKRGEWFAPYVSVLVNEGIISGFPDGTFKPHQTLTRAQMAKMMAVAYGIGEDSSVDLDFVDLGNSQWAKGYIGALVEADIVQGLDATHYGPTQEVTRAQAAQFVYKTEVVSDVLAPKLEVSKLRFKDSETLIVTLSEASEEKVTADNFRIYVDGKQTEVEVAEVDDLEVFLTIEDLDGEVGTIEVNGEELDFDFSELAVADVQTPNLRQIAVVFNQDVTGNEGVEDKDNYTLENSKGKDLENRDGKDAEVLKVTVLDGNIAILTLNDAMENQEEGRLIIDEAVLGEELEYDLEFSDSTVPEVEDVEVIGENAVKIIFSEAMDHTFSSNPKDPDFTDPEFDEDVFEVTSEDGDKTYRIKKVKAVDAGKEAIIEVGGKFKDGDELTVNIDNGLDDYAGFSLVKQSHDITVAEDDSPIEVVGFRNAFEDEVTLIFNKDIKEFDDEKEDKLLENFYHTNTKNRAKSVELDGNELTLYFDEDEELPDGTAYIYIDGEALTDYWGNENEQTIRYAVEVSVDEQAPRVDGDIDAIVDKLTVEFDEELDEDSAEDKDNYTILDEDGDELEDTEISSINLSSDETTVVIKLKGDDLSGAGKYTLVIDGVEDKQGNATDDLEQEFEVDVEDDLDLDKVINEEATLYVDREDDDETEFTILINFDRKMTVGESKYAIDNLSNYSVKYDRKAYTLDELDDKDAFDVAIDIINDEEVEIKITAEHDELKEKEEIWKGGIDFTILRVKDANGDLSEDAYANKELPDADIKGKLKIEDLELTETDKIVFKFNKRVDDWEDDNFVLKTKEGLLGQGDLDDYSYDIDLDDDDKTVTFTLDEDVASDATINKNPIILVVEERSKDNTVTAYGETLFSEDDYEEDAKLGKFIVDVEDKVAPTYDDEYYEDKNDKNNDGYEDEYKVEVDEEDNIYRITLGFTEDIKGEADKIATTLEIESDGDTVVFEEDVLIADEQYNIEVKDDMLIITIKDSNTSDVDIKFEENNKFTDKKDNKVLDFDVSIDLDEAKAFDYVVDEPGGGETTPGGADETKPSEVDETKPGEIDETKPSETDETKPSETDETKPSEVDGTKPSETDETKPSEVDGTKPSEIDETKPSEVDPTVSGGEAGVVVAQYNDKYFEGNNGGNEAGYKVEADEAESIYRITLGFTEDIKGEARDIAATLNIKSNGDTVGFVEGGLTADEQYNIEIEGDKLIITIKDSDTSDVLISFKENSELTDELANKVSSFELGINLKEAIIADTL, encoded by the coding sequence ATGGCGTATCAACCAAAATCTTACCGTAAATTTATAGCAATGACAGTGACAACTGCTGTTGTAGCATCTGCTGTAGCACCTACAGTTAGTGCAGCTCAATTCAGTGATGTGAAAGACAATACGTGGTATACAGAGGCAATTGAATATTTAGTAGATAAAGAGGTGATTTCAGGTTATCCTGGTGGTACTTTTAAACCAAATGGAAGCTTGACTCGTGCAGAAGCTGCGAAAGTTATGGCTCTAACTCTTGGGTTAGATCATGAGGGTGCACCAGATGCTAATTTTCCAGATGTTAAAAGGGGAGAATGGTTTGCACCTTACGTGTCAGTATTAGTTAATGAAGGGATTATTTCTGGTTTCCCAGATGGTACTTTTAAACCACATCAGACTTTAACACGTGCACAGATGGCGAAAATGATGGCTGTAGCATATGGTATTGGTGAAGATTCAAGTGTTGACCTTGATTTCGTAGACCTCGGTAATTCTCAGTGGGCCAAAGGTTATATCGGAGCACTAGTGGAAGCTGATATTGTTCAGGGCTTAGATGCAACACACTACGGACCAACTCAAGAAGTAACTCGTGCTCAAGCTGCACAATTTGTATATAAGACTGAAGTTGTAAGTGATGTATTGGCTCCAAAGCTAGAAGTTTCAAAACTTCGTTTTAAAGACAGTGAGACGTTAATTGTAACTCTTTCAGAAGCATCCGAAGAAAAAGTTACAGCTGATAATTTCCGTATCTATGTTGATGGCAAACAAACTGAAGTAGAAGTTGCAGAAGTTGATGATTTAGAAGTATTTCTTACAATTGAAGACCTTGATGGTGAAGTTGGTACGATTGAAGTAAATGGAGAAGAGTTAGACTTCGATTTTTCTGAACTTGCAGTAGCGGATGTTCAGACTCCAAATCTTCGCCAAATCGCAGTTGTTTTCAACCAAGATGTAACTGGTAACGAAGGTGTGGAAGATAAAGATAACTATACACTAGAAAACTCTAAAGGCAAAGACCTTGAAAACCGTGATGGAAAAGATGCTGAAGTTCTTAAGGTTACCGTTCTAGATGGAAACATTGCTATTCTTACACTTAATGATGCAATGGAAAATCAAGAAGAAGGTAGATTAATTATTGATGAGGCAGTTCTCGGTGAAGAATTAGAGTATGACCTTGAATTCTCTGATTCTACTGTTCCAGAAGTAGAAGATGTTGAAGTTATTGGGGAGAATGCGGTTAAAATCATTTTTAGTGAGGCAATGGATCATACTTTTAGCAGCAACCCAAAAGATCCAGATTTTACAGATCCAGAATTTGATGAAGACGTATTTGAAGTAACATCAGAAGATGGAGACAAAACGTATCGTATTAAAAAAGTAAAAGCTGTAGATGCAGGTAAAGAGGCCATCATCGAAGTAGGCGGTAAGTTTAAAGATGGCGACGAGTTAACGGTTAACATTGATAATGGTCTTGACGATTATGCGGGCTTTTCACTAGTTAAGCAAAGCCATGATATTACGGTTGCAGAAGATGATAGCCCAATTGAAGTAGTAGGCTTCCGTAACGCTTTTGAAGATGAAGTTACGCTGATTTTTAATAAGGACATTAAGGAATTCGATGATGAAAAAGAAGATAAATTATTAGAAAATTTCTATCATACGAATACTAAAAATAGGGCGAAAAGTGTTGAACTTGACGGCAATGAATTAACACTTTATTTTGATGAAGATGAAGAGCTTCCAGATGGTACGGCTTATATTTACATTGATGGTGAAGCACTTACAGATTATTGGGGTAATGAAAATGAACAAACGATTCGATACGCAGTAGAAGTATCAGTAGATGAGCAAGCTCCACGTGTTGATGGTGATATTGATGCCATCGTAGATAAATTGACAGTAGAATTCGATGAAGAACTTGATGAGGATTCTGCAGAAGATAAAGATAACTATACGATCCTCGATGAAGATGGTGACGAACTAGAAGATACTGAGATTAGCTCAATCAATCTAAGCTCTGACGAGACAACTGTAGTTATTAAATTGAAAGGTGATGACCTTTCTGGTGCAGGTAAATATACGTTAGTGATCGATGGTGTTGAAGACAAGCAAGGTAATGCAACAGATGACCTTGAACAAGAATTTGAAGTTGATGTTGAGGATGACCTTGATCTTGATAAAGTAATTAATGAGGAAGCAACTCTTTATGTGGATAGAGAAGATGATGACGAAACAGAATTCACGATTCTAATTAATTTTGATCGAAAAATGACAGTCGGTGAAAGTAAGTATGCGATCGACAATTTATCAAACTACTCAGTAAAGTATGATAGAAAAGCATATACTCTTGACGAACTTGATGACAAAGATGCTTTTGATGTAGCAATTGATATAATCAATGATGAAGAAGTAGAAATCAAGATTACTGCAGAACATGATGAACTTAAAGAAAAAGAAGAAATTTGGAAAGGTGGAATTGATTTCACGATTCTTCGTGTGAAAGATGCAAATGGTGATCTTTCAGAAGATGCATATGCTAATAAAGAATTACCTGACGCAGACATTAAAGGTAAACTTAAAATAGAAGATCTTGAGTTAACTGAAACGGACAAAATTGTATTCAAATTCAATAAACGTGTTGATGATTGGGAAGACGATAACTTCGTTTTAAAAACGAAAGAAGGTTTGCTTGGTCAAGGTGATTTAGATGATTATTCTTATGATATCGATTTAGATGATGATGATAAAACGGTAACATTCACATTAGATGAAGATGTTGCCTCAGACGCTACAATTAATAAAAATCCAATTATATTAGTTGTTGAGGAACGATCGAAGGATAACACTGTAACAGCATACGGAGAAACTTTATTTAGTGAAGATGATTATGAAGAAGATGCTAAGCTTGGGAAATTTATAGTTGATGTAGAAGATAAAGTAGCGCCTACGTATGATGATGAGTATTATGAGGATAAAAATGATAAGAATAATGATGGTTATGAAGACGAATATAAAGTCGAAGTAGATGAAGAAGATAATATCTATCGCATTACGTTAGGTTTCACTGAAGATATTAAGGGCGAAGCAGACAAAATTGCGACAACTCTTGAAATTGAGAGTGATGGTGATACAGTTGTTTTTGAAGAAGATGTTCTAATTGCTGATGAGCAATACAACATTGAGGTTAAAGATGATATGCTAATCATCACGATTAAAGATAGCAACACTTCTGATGTTGATATTAAATTCGAGGAAAACAATAAGTTTACTGATAAAAAGGATAACAAAGTACTTGATTTTGATGTAAGTATTGATCTTGATGAAGCGAAAGCATTTGATTATGTTGTTGATGAACCAGGTGGAGGAGAAACAACGCCAGGAGGAGCAGACGAGACGAAACCAAGTGAAGTAGACGAGACAAAACCAGGTGAAATAGACGAGACAAAACCAAGTGAAACAGACGAGACGAAACCAAGTGAAACAGACGAGACAAAACCAAGTGAAGTAGACGGAACGAAACCAAGTGAAACAGACGAGACGAAACCAAGTGAAGTAGACGGAACGAAACCAAGTGAAATAGACGAGACAAAACCAAGTGAAGTAGACCCAACTGTATCAGGTGGAGAAGCTGGTGTGGTAGTAGCTCAGTATAATGATAAGTACTTTGAGGGAAATAATGGTGGAAATGAAGCTGGCTATAAAGTAGAAGCAGATGAAGCTGAGAGTATTTATCGCATTACGTTGGGCTTTACTGAAGATATCAAAGGTGAAGCACGCGATATTGCTGCAACTCTTAATATTAAGAGTAATGGTGATACAGTTGGCTTTGTGGAAGGTGGTCTTACTGCTGATGAGCAGTATAACATTGAAATTGAGGGTGATAAGCTAATCATTACGATTAAAGATAGTGACACTTCAGATGTATTAATTTCATTCAAAGAAAACAGTGAATTAACTGATGAATTGGCTAATAAGGTGAGTAGTTTTGAATTGGGTATTAATTTAAAAGAAGCTATAATTGCTGATACATTATAA
- a CDS encoding S-layer homology domain-containing protein: MKKNNKYFVATATTAALVASAVSPTAGVQAASMFNDVKQGSYYESAINDLVSKGIIKGYEDGTFKPNVAITRAEIAKVLANDLDLDLSVNSNKFKDVSADAWYSSAVNALANANIISGYEDGTFKPTENVTRAELASMLVRAYNISGNGNTPFADVKEGSWYADAVAALYNNSLTSGRTADSYAPGESVTRGEVAVFVNRMNVFVENAKTSVVEAINAETVVIDGVTYSVSENVKGILSAANAKVLENAGIEFEEVDGVINKITYLSVNASGQPSEEEFSGNLVLDGQDAVIEGQLVVNNDYITIKNVTVEGNFKITEGLENDFYSDNLTISGTTVINGGDDNTVVFNNSKLADVEINKVNVRVEPRGKTSVVEITLNSDAVVAADKGVVIPKVTISEGAVHVDINGTVETVEVNNNDEIVLKGNVNIKELKVTTGTSLSLESKGSIDKVEVESGTKLTLGKQTKVADLKLPEGSKAEDVIENYDKVNDQIKKIDGKTNKDATSGGSSGGSGGSGGGSSTSDKDAPELGVVTTTLGSGSLEADLSGKTGSEITITSNVEFQLEDGKLVVVDDGTIGEKELVTLTSSEKLDDVTVTYGDHDPVTVDFDGEINAYISTDSEISVPLPPMFRDKNREEITLGDVDLTSGTFTAVVTDKNLDKNDVEVRVSEKPDDSILPNVVGHMSYQGSGKWEFVLDEQIADGTYEVLRGEYIFKAEFKDTKGNKLTLELAFDIAAPQK; the protein is encoded by the coding sequence ATGAAGAAGAATAACAAATATTTTGTTGCTACAGCAACTACTGCAGCATTAGTTGCTAGTGCAGTTTCACCAACAGCTGGTGTACAGGCAGCTAGTATGTTTAACGATGTTAAGCAGGGTTCTTATTATGAAAGTGCAATTAATGATTTAGTGAGTAAGGGGATAATTAAAGGTTATGAAGATGGTACATTTAAACCGAATGTAGCAATCACTCGTGCGGAAATAGCAAAAGTATTAGCGAATGATCTTGATTTAGATCTATCAGTTAATAGCAATAAATTCAAAGACGTTAGCGCAGATGCTTGGTATTCGTCAGCTGTTAATGCATTAGCGAATGCAAATATCATTAGTGGGTATGAAGATGGAACTTTCAAACCAACTGAAAATGTTACACGTGCTGAATTAGCAAGTATGCTTGTGCGTGCATATAATATTTCTGGGAATGGAAACACACCATTTGCTGATGTAAAGGAAGGTAGCTGGTATGCGGATGCAGTAGCTGCTCTTTATAACAATTCCCTAACTTCAGGTAGAACTGCAGATAGTTATGCTCCAGGTGAATCTGTAACTCGTGGTGAAGTAGCGGTATTTGTGAATCGTATGAATGTGTTTGTTGAAAATGCTAAAACTTCAGTAGTGGAAGCAATTAATGCTGAAACGGTTGTTATTGATGGTGTAACGTATTCAGTTTCTGAAAATGTAAAGGGTATCCTTTCTGCTGCAAATGCTAAAGTTTTAGAAAATGCCGGAATTGAGTTTGAAGAAGTAGATGGCGTCATTAATAAGATTACATACCTTTCAGTTAATGCAAGTGGTCAGCCGTCTGAAGAAGAATTTAGTGGTAACCTTGTATTAGATGGACAAGATGCAGTAATTGAAGGTCAATTAGTTGTAAATAATGACTATATTACGATTAAGAATGTTACTGTTGAAGGTAACTTTAAGATTACTGAGGGACTAGAAAATGACTTTTATTCAGATAATTTGACAATTAGTGGAACAACAGTTATCAATGGTGGCGATGATAATACTGTAGTTTTCAATAACAGTAAATTAGCAGATGTTGAAATTAATAAGGTTAATGTTCGAGTGGAACCACGAGGTAAAACGTCAGTTGTTGAGATTACATTGAATAGTGATGCTGTTGTTGCAGCGGATAAAGGTGTTGTGATTCCGAAGGTAACGATTAGTGAAGGTGCTGTTCATGTAGATATTAATGGTACTGTAGAGACTGTAGAAGTTAATAATAATGATGAAATTGTATTAAAAGGTAATGTAAATATTAAAGAATTAAAAGTAACAACTGGTACTAGCCTTTCACTTGAGTCAAAAGGAAGTATTGATAAAGTTGAAGTTGAAAGCGGCACAAAACTTACTCTTGGTAAGCAAACAAAAGTAGCTGACCTAAAACTTCCTGAGGGTTCAAAAGCAGAGGATGTAATTGAAAATTACGATAAAGTAAATGATCAAATCAAAAAGATTGATGGTAAGACAAATAAAGATGCAACTAGCGGTGGATCATCAGGTGGATCAGGAGGATCTGGTGGTGGTTCAAGTACATCTGACAAGGATGCACCAGAACTTGGGGTAGTAACGACGACACTTGGTAGTGGGTCATTAGAAGCAGATTTAAGCGGTAAAACAGGTTCGGAAATTACGATTACTTCAAATGTGGAATTCCAGTTAGAAGATGGGAAATTAGTTGTGGTTGATGATGGAACTATCGGGGAGAAAGAACTAGTCACACTAACATCTTCAGAAAAGTTAGATGACGTAACTGTGACTTATGGTGATCATGATCCTGTAACTGTAGATTTTGATGGGGAAATTAATGCTTACATCTCTACTGACAGCGAGATTAGCGTACCTTTACCACCGATGTTTAGAGATAAGAACAGAGAAGAAATCACATTAGGTGATGTTGATTTGACAAGCGGTACTTTTACAGCAGTTGTAACAGATAAGAATTTGGACAAAAATGATGTTGAAGTGAGAGTATCTGAGAAACCAGATGATTCAATTTTGCCTAATGTTGTTGGTCATATGAGTTATCAAGGTTCAGGTAAGTGGGAGTTTGTGTTAGATGAACAAATTGCAGATGGTACGTATGAGGTTCTAAGAGGAGAATATATATTCAAAGCAGAATTTAAAGATACAAAAGGTAATAAATTAACATTGGAGCTTGCGTTTGATATAGCTGCACCTCAAAAGTAA
- a CDS encoding YveK family protein has translation MEETISLKELFDTLKKRIWIILLIAIIPVIISTVLSFYVITPIYKTSTQILVNQNNGDQQTTSGDIRTNLELINTYNVIIKSPAILDKVVEELDLTSSVGKLNSQINVQSEKNSQVVSIAVEDPNPEMAVKIANTTAEVFQREIVKIMNVNNVSILAYADFDENPSPIKPQPLLNIAIALVVGLMIGVGVAFLLEYLDNSIKSEQDVENILGLPVLGVITTMEKEEKLKRNQMHKVDVVRGESVGS, from the coding sequence ATGGAAGAAACAATCAGTCTAAAAGAACTCTTTGATACTCTAAAGAAAAGAATATGGATCATTCTATTGATTGCTATAATACCTGTGATAATAAGTACTGTTCTTAGTTTCTATGTTATAACACCAATTTATAAAACTTCGACTCAAATTCTAGTGAATCAAAATAATGGTGACCAACAAACTACATCAGGTGATATTCGTACTAATCTTGAACTTATTAATACATATAATGTTATTATTAAGAGTCCAGCAATTTTAGATAAAGTTGTTGAAGAACTAGATTTAACTTCTTCTGTCGGAAAATTAAATAGTCAAATAAACGTGCAAAGCGAGAAAAACTCTCAAGTAGTTTCTATAGCGGTAGAGGATCCGAATCCAGAAATGGCTGTGAAGATTGCCAATACCACTGCGGAAGTATTTCAACGCGAAATAGTGAAAATAATGAATGTAAATAATGTAAGCATTCTTGCTTATGCGGATTTTGATGAAAACCCATCACCTATTAAGCCTCAACCTTTACTAAATATCGCAATTGCTCTCGTTGTAGGATTAATGATTGGTGTAGGGGTTGCATTCTTACTTGAGTACTTGGATAACTCTATTAAGAGCGAACAAGATGTGGAAAATATTTTAGGTTTACCAGTGTTGGGTGTCATTACTACGATGGAAAAAGAAGAGAAGCTGAAGAGAAATCAAATGCATAAAGTTGATGTAGTTAGAGGTGAATCTGTTGGCTCGTAA
- a CDS encoding CpsD/CapB family tyrosine-protein kinase, protein MARKKNNLSSGRNLITQTDPKSPISEQYRTIRTNIQFASIDKQIKTIVVTSSNPGEGKSTTIANLAVTFAQQGKKVLLIDTDMRKSTVHYTFRLENTTGLTNVLTKQVKLLEAIKSINESNMDVLTSGPVPPNPAELLGSQSMKDLLDEAREHYDIILFDSPPLLAVTDAQILSNQCDGVILVVHSGKTAKEDAQKAKELLQTAQAKILGAVINQKKLKASNYYYYYGNN, encoded by the coding sequence TTGGCTCGTAAAAAAAATAACTTATCCTCGGGGAGAAATTTAATTACTCAAACGGATCCGAAATCTCCTATTTCAGAACAATATCGAACAATTCGAACCAATATTCAATTTGCGTCAATCGATAAACAGATCAAGACGATTGTGGTCACTTCATCAAACCCTGGAGAAGGGAAGTCGACTACAATTGCAAATCTGGCAGTTACATTTGCTCAACAAGGAAAAAAAGTTTTGCTTATTGATACAGACATGCGTAAGTCAACCGTTCATTACACTTTTCGCTTAGAAAACACAACTGGATTGACTAATGTATTAACGAAGCAGGTGAAGTTACTTGAGGCTATTAAATCTATAAATGAAAGTAACATGGATGTGTTAACGTCTGGTCCAGTTCCACCTAATCCTGCTGAATTGTTAGGTTCACAATCAATGAAAGATTTATTAGATGAAGCTAGAGAGCATTATGATATTATTCTTTTCGATTCACCTCCTTTATTAGCTGTGACAGATGCTCAAATATTATCTAATCAATGTGATGGTGTCATTTTAGTCGTTCACAGCGGCAAAACGGCCAAAGAAGATGCTCAAAAAGCAAAAGAACTATTACAAACAGCACAAGCTAAAATACTTGGTGCCGTAATTAATCAAAAGAAACTAAAAGCCAGCAACTATTACTATTATTACGGGAATAATTAA
- a CDS encoding tyrosine-protein phosphatase: MIDIHCHILPGVDDGAVTIDDSIKMARAASEEGISKIIATPHHKNGKYNNLKIDIMEHVVQLNKVLEKNDINVKILPGQEIRLNGELLSDYALGKILTLNNTNKYLFIELPSNHVPRYTERLIFDIQLQNLIPIIVHPERNSQITENPNVLYEFVKNGALTQITASSLTGHFGKKVKQFTHKLIDANLTHFIASDAHNITSRTFNLRAAYENIEQIYGMDMRYMFQENAQYLVNAEMVYKEPPERVKTKKFLGLF, from the coding sequence ATGATTGATATCCATTGTCATATTCTTCCGGGTGTTGATGACGGTGCAGTCACTATTGATGATAGCATTAAAATGGCAAGAGCAGCCTCTGAAGAAGGAATCAGCAAAATTATCGCGACACCTCACCATAAAAATGGGAAATATAACAATTTGAAGATTGATATAATGGAGCACGTTGTACAATTGAACAAGGTCCTTGAAAAAAATGATATAAACGTAAAAATTCTTCCTGGTCAGGAAATTAGACTCAATGGTGAACTATTATCAGATTATGCATTAGGAAAGATACTTACATTGAATAATACAAATAAGTATTTATTCATTGAGTTACCATCTAATCATGTTCCTAGGTATACTGAGAGACTAATTTTTGATATCCAACTTCAAAATTTAATACCAATTATCGTTCATCCAGAACGAAATTCACAAATTACAGAGAATCCGAATGTGTTATATGAGTTTGTTAAAAATGGCGCTCTAACACAGATAACTGCCTCAAGTTTAACAGGTCATTTTGGTAAAAAAGTAAAACAATTTACTCATAAGTTAATAGATGCTAATCTGACCCATTTTATTGCTTCTGATGCTCATAACATCACAAGTCGTACATTTAATTTAAGAGCTGCCTATGAAAATATCGAACAGATTTATGGCATGGACATGCGTTATATGTTTCAAGAAAATGCACAGTATTTAGTGAATGCTGAGATGGTATACAAAGAGCCTCCAGAAAGAGTGAAAACAAAAAAGTTCTTAGGGTTATTTTAG
- a CDS encoding polysaccharide biosynthesis protein produces the protein MSYKKRLSFLIVCDSTIVLTAIFLSQFLLDTQKLFSPFIIYTSIALLLSHHIFAHIFKLYKKAWSYASIGELHSIFKAVTLTIIVTATCQFIFFNDIYFRALAITWMLHMLLIGGSRFAWRVYRDDILKKPESKNKTLIVGAGYAGTAVVRQLQQNPNGELQPVAFIDDDVRKQGLEIMGVPVVGGVKRIEDVVKKRDINHILIATPSLNKQEINRIFQECSKTKVDTKILPSIEDMVSGKVSISEFRDVQVEDLLGRKPVKLDITSISKEIEGETVVVTGAGGSIGSELCRQICQFNPKQVVLLGHGENSIYSIELELKKRYDHIEFPAEIADIQDRERIFDVMYKYQPTYVFHAAAHKHVPLMEHNPREAVKNNIFGTKNVAEAADAANVQTFVLVSSDKAVNPTNIMGSTKRLAEMVIQELSRNSKTRFVAVRFGNVLGSRGSVVPLFKKQIQQGGPVTVTHPDMTRYFMTIPEASRLVIQAGALARGGEIFVLDMGEPVKIVDLARNLIRLSGYTEQEIPIKFNGIRPGEKMFEELLNENEVNPKQVFPKIYIGKVTTSHEETLDDFMNRFETIDDISLRQLLLNIANNRYEKMPIVKEHLTVVSK, from the coding sequence TTGTCCTATAAAAAAAGGTTATCATTCCTTATTGTATGTGATTCTACTATTGTGTTGACTGCTATTTTTCTTAGTCAATTTTTACTAGATACACAAAAATTATTTTCGCCGTTCATTATCTATACGTCAATCGCGTTATTGCTTAGTCATCACATTTTTGCACATATATTTAAGTTGTATAAGAAAGCTTGGTCATATGCAAGTATTGGAGAATTACATAGTATTTTTAAAGCCGTTACTTTAACAATTATTGTAACAGCTACCTGTCAATTTATATTTTTCAATGACATTTATTTTCGAGCATTGGCAATTACGTGGATGCTTCATATGTTATTAATTGGAGGTTCACGCTTTGCATGGCGGGTATATCGTGATGATATTCTAAAGAAACCTGAATCGAAAAATAAAACATTGATAGTTGGTGCTGGCTACGCTGGTACAGCCGTTGTTAGGCAATTACAACAAAACCCAAATGGTGAACTACAACCGGTGGCATTTATCGATGATGATGTTCGTAAACAGGGGTTAGAAATTATGGGTGTTCCTGTAGTTGGTGGTGTGAAGCGAATCGAAGATGTTGTAAAGAAACGAGATATCAACCATATTCTAATCGCAACGCCATCTCTTAATAAACAAGAAATTAATCGTATCTTCCAGGAATGTAGCAAAACAAAAGTTGATACTAAGATTTTACCATCGATTGAAGATATGGTGAGTGGTAAGGTATCTATAAGTGAGTTTCGAGATGTTCAGGTAGAGGATCTGTTAGGTCGTAAGCCTGTTAAGCTTGATATTACGAGTATCTCGAAAGAAATAGAAGGTGAAACGGTTGTAGTAACTGGTGCCGGTGGTTCAATTGGTTCCGAACTTTGTCGACAGATTTGCCAATTTAATCCAAAGCAAGTTGTATTATTAGGACACGGTGAAAATAGTATCTACAGTATTGAGTTAGAATTAAAGAAACGATACGATCATATCGAGTTTCCGGCTGAAATAGCTGATATTCAAGACCGTGAACGGATCTTTGATGTCATGTATAAATATCAACCTACATATGTTTTCCATGCTGCAGCTCATAAGCATGTTCCATTAATGGAACACAATCCAAGAGAAGCCGTTAAAAATAATATTTTTGGTACAAAGAATGTAGCAGAGGCAGCTGATGCAGCGAATGTCCAAACATTTGTCTTAGTATCATCAGATAAGGCTGTAAATCCTACAAATATTATGGGTTCAACAAAACGACTTGCCGAAATGGTTATTCAAGAATTAAGTCGTAATAGTAAAACTCGCTTCGTTGCTGTTCGTTTCGGAAACGTATTAGGAAGTCGAGGTAGTGTTGTTCCGTTATTCAAAAAGCAAATTCAGCAAGGCGGACCGGTCACAGTTACGCATCCTGACATGACTCGTTACTTTATGACAATTCCAGAAGCATCTCGCCTCGTTATCCAAGCCGGTGCCCTTGCTCGAGGTGGAGAGATTTTCGTGCTTGATATGGGTGAACCTGTAAAAATTGTCGACCTTGCTCGAAACTTAATTCGTCTCTCAGGTTATACGGAACAAGAGATACCAATTAAATTCAATGGAATTCGGCCTGGAGAGAAAATGTTTGAAGAGTTATTGAATGAAAATGAAGTGAACCCTAAGCAAGTGTTCCCTAAGATTTACATAGGAAAGGTTACAACTAGTCATGAAGAGACACTGGATGATTTTATGAATCGTTTTGAAACGATTGATGATATCTCGTTGCGTCAACTACTTCTAAATATTGCAAATAATCGATATGAGAAGATGCCAATAGTAAAAGAGCATTTAACTGTTGTAAGTAAGTAA
- a CDS encoding type II secretion system protein, with amino-acid sequence MFEIFNKGFTLIEMLLVLAILSILISIVVIFSVDYIEKTEEEVCELNRRQLVNKYQSYLMLEGTEHSESTLKQYLQENVIDGCPINGKIDYTNKEIQCSVHTIINDDVENEEGVPIL; translated from the coding sequence TTGTTTGAAATTTTTAACAAGGGCTTTACCTTAATTGAGATGTTATTGGTACTTGCTATTTTGAGTATACTTATTTCGATAGTAGTAATATTTTCTGTCGATTATATTGAAAAAACTGAAGAAGAAGTTTGTGAATTGAATCGTAGACAACTAGTCAATAAGTATCAATCTTATCTGATGTTAGAAGGTACCGAACATTCTGAGAGTACTCTCAAGCAATATTTACAAGAGAATGTTATTGATGGTTGTCCAATCAATGGAAAAATAGATTATACTAATAAAGAAATTCAATGTAGTGTTCATACTATCATTAATGATGATGTGGAGAATGAAGAGGGAGTTCCTATTTTGTGA